The Lysobacter enzymogenes genome window below encodes:
- the nhaA gene encoding Na+/H+ antiporter NhaA, whose amino-acid sequence MSEITTTPRMPRRALRALSEFFRLEAAGGIVLIAAAVLALIAANSPLQAAYEAFREIPVQVRVGALDISKPLLLWINDGLMAIFFLVVALEIKREALSGQLAERSQLVLPLVCAIAGVAVPALLFFAFNRGDAAAMRGWAVPTATDIAFALGVLALLGSRVPAAMKLLLSTIAVVDDLIAILIIAFFYSHGLSVTALIWAAVALALMWLLNRRGVKSLGPYLALGVVLWVCVLKSGVHATLAGVATGLLIPHVDKRNNIDDDTEHSPLETLEHALHPWVAYAILPLFAFVNAGLSLGGIEMKDMLAALPMGVVIGLVVGKPIGIVGAALLMRALGWAKFPAGMDLRAMLGLGLMCGIGFTMSLFIASLAYQDPVLYEEAVLGILGASLLSAVIGYFWLRAVLPARGGAHG is encoded by the coding sequence ATGAGCGAAATCACCACCACGCCGCGGATGCCGCGACGCGCGTTGCGCGCGCTCAGCGAATTCTTCCGCCTCGAAGCCGCCGGCGGCATCGTCCTGATCGCCGCCGCGGTCCTGGCCCTGATCGCCGCCAATTCGCCGCTGCAAGCGGCCTACGAAGCTTTCCGCGAAATCCCGGTGCAGGTGCGCGTCGGCGCGCTCGACATCAGCAAGCCCTTGCTGCTGTGGATCAACGACGGGCTGATGGCGATCTTCTTCCTGGTCGTGGCCCTGGAGATCAAGCGCGAGGCGCTCAGCGGGCAATTGGCCGAGCGTTCGCAGCTGGTGCTGCCGTTGGTGTGCGCGATCGCCGGCGTGGCGGTGCCGGCGCTGCTGTTCTTCGCCTTCAACCGCGGCGACGCCGCGGCGATGCGCGGCTGGGCGGTGCCGACCGCGACCGACATCGCCTTCGCCCTCGGCGTGCTGGCGCTGCTGGGCTCGCGGGTGCCGGCGGCGATGAAGCTGCTGCTGTCGACGATCGCGGTGGTCGACGACCTGATCGCGATCCTGATCATCGCGTTCTTCTATTCGCACGGCCTGTCGGTGACCGCGCTGATCTGGGCGGCGGTGGCGCTGGCGCTGATGTGGCTGCTGAACCGGCGCGGGGTCAAGTCGCTGGGGCCGTACCTGGCGCTCGGCGTGGTGCTGTGGGTGTGCGTGCTCAAGTCCGGCGTGCACGCGACCCTGGCCGGCGTCGCCACCGGCCTGCTGATCCCGCACGTCGACAAGCGCAACAATATCGACGACGACACAGAGCATTCGCCGCTGGAAACCCTCGAACACGCGCTGCACCCGTGGGTGGCCTACGCGATCCTGCCGCTGTTCGCGTTCGTCAACGCCGGCCTGTCGCTCGGCGGGATCGAGATGAAGGACATGCTGGCGGCGCTGCCGATGGGCGTGGTGATCGGCCTGGTGGTCGGCAAGCCGATCGGCATCGTCGGCGCGGCGCTGCTGATGCGCGCGCTGGGCTGGGCCAAGTTCCCGGCCGGGATGGACCTGCGGGCAATGCTCGGCCTCGGCCTGATGTGCGGCATCGGCTTCACCATGAGTCTGTTCATCGCCTCGCTGGCCTACCAGGACCCGGTCTTGTACGAAGAAGCCGTGCTCGGCATCCTCGGCGCTTCGCTGCTGTCGGCAGTGATCGGTTACT
- a CDS encoding lectin, producing the protein MFLAPNSLPARLGLLAAALLALAACQREPAPAPQESASAAPPVNPAPIDDQPAENVPPATAPVSTPPSAAAGMSRFDGYGDLRFGMTVDQAKQAWGGELKGKPDEPGGCYYLQPIWGSNPRDFGFMVEDGKFVRLDVGNDKEIAPGGGKKGMSADEIGKLYAGRVETQPHKYEPKAKVLRVADASGGVLVFETDGGGKVVRWRVGIPPQVDYVEGCS; encoded by the coding sequence ATGTTCCTCGCGCCGAACTCGCTGCCCGCACGCCTGGGCCTGCTCGCCGCCGCGCTGCTCGCGCTGGCCGCATGCCAGCGCGAACCCGCGCCGGCGCCGCAGGAGTCCGCGTCCGCCGCGCCGCCGGTGAATCCCGCGCCGATCGACGATCAGCCGGCCGAAAACGTGCCGCCGGCGACTGCGCCGGTGTCCACGCCGCCTTCCGCCGCGGCCGGCATGTCCCGCTTCGACGGCTACGGCGACCTGCGCTTCGGCATGACCGTCGATCAGGCCAAGCAGGCCTGGGGCGGCGAACTCAAGGGCAAGCCGGACGAACCCGGCGGCTGCTACTACCTGCAACCGATCTGGGGCAGCAATCCGCGCGACTTCGGCTTCATGGTCGAAGACGGCAAGTTCGTGCGCCTGGACGTCGGCAACGACAAGGAGATCGCGCCGGGCGGCGGCAAGAAGGGCATGAGCGCCGACGAGATCGGCAAGCTCTATGCCGGCCGCGTCGAAACCCAGCCGCACAAGTACGAGCCCAAGGCCAAGGTGCTGCGCGTCGCCGACGCCAGCGGCGGCGTGCTGGTGTTCGAGACCGACGGCGGCGGCAAGGTGGTGCGCTGGCGCGTCGGCATCCCGCCGCAGGTCGATTACGTCGAAGGCTGCTCCTGA
- a CDS encoding sodium:calcium antiporter, producing MLEAVGLFVLGLFVLALGGDSVVKGASGLAQRLGISPFAAGLVLVAFATSLPELAVNLQAVLRGQQALALGNAVGSNVVNFGLTLGLAALAAPLTVRWRALAPLLLVLLLGTLGTIGLGLDGALSRGEGVAMLVVFAAVVVFATVRTRHEKPDVQDAIAGFAQTQTHLGLNLVRLLIAAVLLHLGAYLIVGGHGLWSLHAPLPAAAGGFGSPNAAIVGAALGLSPLLTGLLPVAIGTALPEAAAAIAAARRGQGEIVVGHVIGSSLFNLLFVLGGMAAWRTLPLPASFVRFELPAAAVFALMLYPMLRGDLRISRREGAVLVVALLAWIGLELAMLG from the coding sequence ATGTTGGAAGCCGTCGGCTTGTTCGTGCTGGGCCTGTTCGTGTTGGCCCTGGGCGGCGACTCGGTCGTCAAGGGCGCTTCCGGCCTGGCCCAGCGCCTGGGAATCTCGCCGTTCGCCGCCGGGCTGGTGCTGGTCGCCTTCGCCACCTCGCTGCCGGAGCTGGCGGTGAATCTGCAGGCGGTGCTGCGCGGCCAGCAGGCGCTGGCGCTCGGCAACGCGGTCGGCAGCAACGTGGTCAACTTCGGCCTGACCCTCGGCCTGGCGGCGCTGGCCGCGCCGCTGACGGTGCGCTGGCGCGCGCTGGCGCCGCTGCTGTTGGTGCTGCTGCTGGGAACCCTCGGCACGATCGGCCTGGGCCTGGACGGCGCGCTGAGCCGCGGCGAGGGCGTCGCCATGTTGGTCGTGTTCGCGGCCGTGGTGGTGTTCGCGACCGTGCGCACCCGCCACGAGAAGCCCGACGTGCAGGACGCCATCGCCGGCTTCGCCCAGACCCAGACCCACCTCGGCCTCAACCTCGTGCGCCTGCTGATCGCTGCGGTGCTGCTGCACCTGGGCGCTTATCTGATCGTCGGCGGCCACGGCCTGTGGAGCCTGCACGCGCCGCTGCCGGCCGCGGCCGGCGGCTTCGGCTCGCCGAATGCGGCGATCGTCGGCGCCGCGCTGGGCCTGTCGCCGCTGCTGACCGGTCTGCTGCCGGTGGCGATCGGCACCGCGCTGCCCGAGGCCGCCGCCGCGATCGCCGCGGCGCGGCGCGGCCAGGGCGAGATCGTGGTCGGCCACGTGATCGGTTCGAGCCTGTTCAATCTGCTGTTCGTGCTCGGCGGCATGGCCGCGTGGCGCACGCTGCCGCTGCCGGCCTCGTTCGTGCGCTTCGAGCTGCCGGCCGCGGCGGTGTTCGCTCTGATGCTCTACCCGATGCTGCGCGGCGACCTGCGCATCAGCCGGCGCGAGGGCGCGGTGCTGGTGGTCGCGCTGCTGGCCTGGATCGGCCTGGAACTGGCGATGCTGGGCTGA
- the hppD gene encoding 4-hydroxyphenylpyruvate dioxygenase yields the protein MNAQPNLGMQVTTFENPLGIDGFEFVEFAAPKGQGALLHDYFRKLGFTAVLKHKSRPVTVYRQGGVNFLVNETPDSFASAFAEAHGPCASGFAIRFKKPAAEVLKAVLANGGEAVGERADTRVVDAPVVKGIGDCMLYLVDQYGDKGDAYADYEPIPGAEQNPTGFGLTFIDHLTHNLYFGNMQKWSDYYERLFNFREIKYFDIKGAKTGLVSKAMTAPDGIVRIPLNESNDPKSQINEYLDAYKGEGIQHIACFTDNIYDSVEAMRAQGVEFLDTPDTYFDVIDMRVPNHGEDVARLARNKILIDADPETHQRKLLQIFTQNAIGPIFFEIIQRKGNEGFGEGNFQALFESIERDQMKRGVL from the coding sequence ATGAATGCACAGCCCAACCTCGGCATGCAGGTCACCACCTTCGAAAATCCGCTCGGCATCGACGGCTTCGAGTTCGTCGAATTCGCCGCGCCGAAGGGCCAGGGCGCCCTGCTGCACGACTATTTCCGCAAGCTCGGCTTCACCGCCGTGCTCAAGCACAAGTCGCGCCCGGTCACCGTCTACCGCCAGGGCGGGGTCAACTTCCTGGTCAACGAGACCCCCGACAGCTTCGCCTCGGCCTTCGCCGAAGCCCACGGCCCCTGCGCCAGCGGCTTCGCGATCCGCTTCAAGAAGCCGGCCGCCGAAGTGCTCAAGGCCGTGCTCGCCAACGGCGGCGAAGCCGTCGGCGAGCGCGCGGACACCCGCGTCGTCGACGCGCCGGTGGTCAAGGGCATCGGCGACTGCATGCTGTACCTGGTCGACCAGTACGGCGACAAGGGCGACGCCTACGCCGACTACGAGCCGATCCCGGGCGCCGAGCAGAACCCGACCGGATTCGGCCTGACCTTCATCGACCACCTGACCCACAACCTGTACTTCGGCAACATGCAGAAGTGGTCGGACTACTACGAGCGTCTGTTCAACTTCCGCGAGATCAAGTACTTCGACATCAAGGGCGCCAAGACCGGCCTGGTGTCGAAGGCGATGACCGCGCCGGACGGCATCGTGCGCATCCCGCTCAACGAGTCCAACGACCCCAAGAGCCAGATCAACGAATACCTGGATGCGTACAAGGGCGAAGGCATCCAGCACATCGCCTGCTTCACCGACAACATCTACGACAGCGTCGAAGCCATGCGCGCGCAGGGCGTCGAGTTCCTCGACACGCCGGACACCTACTTCGACGTGATCGACATGCGCGTCCCCAATCACGGGGAAGACGTCGCCCGGTTGGCCAGGAACAAGATCCTGATCGACGCCGACCCGGAAACCCACCAGCGCAAGCTGCTGCAGATCTTCACCCAGAACGCGATCGGCCCGATCTTCTTCGAGATCATCCAGCGCAAGGGCAACGAAGGCTTCGGCGAGGGCAACTTCCAGGCCCTGTTCGAGAGCATCGAACGCGACCAGATGAAGCGCGGCGTACTATAA
- the hmgA gene encoding homogentisate 1,2-dioxygenase has translation MPSTDSARQQPRGYMSGFGNEFATEAVAGALPDGQNSPQRAPFGLYAEQLSGTAFTAPRKENRRSWLYRIRPAAMHGTFAPYAQPRLHNDFGDGPVSPDQLRWDPLPLPEDGDEVDFLDGLYTMAGNGSAAGQHGCGIHLYAANRSMRGRFFYNADGETLIVPQQGRLLIGTELGALEVDPMEVAVIPRGIRFRVELLDGASRGYVCENFGALLRLPDLGPIGSNGLANPRDFSTPHASYEDVDGEFELIAKFQGHLWRADIGHSPLDVVAWHGNFAPYKYDLRRFNTIGSISFDHPDPSIFTVLTSPSDTPGTANIDFVIFPPRWLVAQHTFRPPWFHRNVASEFMGLVHGVYDAKAGGFAPGGASLHNCMTGHGPDAETFDKASHADLSKPHVVVDTMAFMFETRAVIRPAAQAFDAAHRQRDYQACWAGLQKHFDPSRRD, from the coding sequence ATGCCCAGCACCGACTCTGCGCGCCAGCAGCCGCGCGGCTACATGAGCGGCTTCGGCAACGAATTCGCCACCGAAGCCGTCGCCGGCGCGCTGCCGGACGGGCAGAACTCGCCGCAGCGCGCGCCGTTCGGGCTGTACGCCGAGCAGCTCAGCGGCACCGCGTTCACCGCGCCGCGCAAGGAAAACCGCCGCAGCTGGCTGTACCGGATCCGTCCGGCGGCGATGCACGGCACCTTCGCGCCGTACGCCCAGCCGCGCCTGCACAACGATTTCGGCGACGGCCCGGTGTCGCCGGACCAACTGCGCTGGGATCCGCTGCCGCTGCCCGAGGACGGCGACGAGGTCGATTTCCTCGACGGCCTGTACACCATGGCCGGCAACGGCTCGGCCGCCGGCCAGCACGGCTGCGGCATCCACCTGTACGCGGCCAACCGCTCGATGCGCGGCCGCTTCTTCTACAACGCCGACGGCGAAACCCTGATCGTGCCGCAGCAGGGGCGGTTGCTGATCGGCACCGAACTGGGCGCGCTGGAAGTCGATCCGATGGAAGTCGCGGTGATCCCGCGCGGCATCCGCTTCCGCGTGGAACTGCTCGACGGCGCCTCGCGCGGCTACGTGTGCGAGAACTTCGGCGCGCTGCTGCGCCTGCCCGACCTCGGCCCGATCGGTTCCAACGGCCTGGCCAATCCGCGCGATTTCTCGACCCCGCACGCGTCCTACGAGGATGTCGACGGCGAGTTCGAACTGATCGCCAAGTTCCAGGGCCACCTGTGGCGCGCCGACATCGGCCATTCGCCGCTGGACGTGGTCGCCTGGCACGGCAACTTCGCGCCGTACAAGTACGATCTGCGCCGCTTCAACACCATCGGTTCGATCAGCTTCGACCATCCCGATCCGTCGATCTTCACCGTGCTGACCTCGCCGAGCGACACCCCGGGCACGGCCAATATCGATTTCGTGATCTTCCCGCCGCGCTGGCTGGTGGCGCAGCACACCTTCCGCCCGCCGTGGTTCCACCGCAACGTCGCCAGCGAGTTCATGGGCCTGGTGCATGGCGTGTACGACGCCAAGGCCGGCGGTTTCGCTCCGGGCGGCGCGTCGCTGCACAACTGCATGACCGGCCACGGCCCGGACGCGGAGACCTTCGACAAGGCCTCGCACGCCGATCTCAGCAAGCCGCACGTCGTCGTCGACACGATGGCCTTCATGTTCGAAACCCGCGCGGTGATCCGCCCGGCGGCGCAGGCCTTCGACGCGGCGCACCGCCAGCGCGATTACCAGGCGTGCTGGGCCGGGTTGCAGAAGCATTTCGATCCGTCCAGGCGCGATTGA
- a CDS encoding peptide MFS transporter, with protein MSGAAIPTQGQAPIPEFPQRMGHPKPLWMLFMTEFWERFAFYGIRWALVLYIVAQFYSGDSSGEAPANRVYGAYLALVYAAAIFGGYVADRILGYQRSILLGAAIMATGLFLIAIPNEQIFKLGLATIVVGNGLFKPNISTMVGKLYAVGDERRDSGFTIFYMGINCGGFISPILTGILAEQVFGTSVMPAYKMVFLASGVGMLISLFWFWFGRRQLEGIGRPPEDSAGKQKVLYVFLAALVAIPVVYFLLALGAATLQWILLAMFLGLCGLLLVEGFREGSKQRDMVIAMLIIFTFNILFWMFFEQAGSSFTFLADKIVDRQLTETFVFPNAWFQSVNSLAIIALAPIIAWIWIVMRKANPSIPRKFGLGLIFNGLAFLLLVVVLTPLVVPALGIDSLPSWLKWAPSVSPDSAFPAAAGKIPFWSLFMVYVIQSVGELCLSPIGLSMVTKLAPVRLVGFGMGGWFLSTGIGNNLSGIFAGVVSGEKGMDTSTALTGYGFGFLVLVGAGVLLFLIAPLVQKLMHGVK; from the coding sequence ATGAGCGGAGCCGCGATACCGACCCAGGGCCAGGCGCCCATTCCCGAATTCCCGCAGCGCATGGGTCATCCCAAGCCGCTGTGGATGCTGTTCATGACCGAATTCTGGGAGCGCTTCGCCTTCTACGGCATTCGCTGGGCGCTGGTGCTGTACATCGTGGCGCAGTTCTACAGCGGCGACTCGTCCGGCGAAGCGCCGGCGAACCGCGTCTACGGCGCCTACCTGGCGCTGGTGTACGCGGCGGCGATCTTCGGCGGCTACGTCGCCGACCGCATCCTCGGCTATCAGCGCTCGATCCTGCTCGGCGCGGCGATCATGGCCACCGGCCTGTTCCTGATCGCGATTCCCAACGAACAGATCTTCAAGCTCGGCCTGGCCACGATCGTGGTCGGCAACGGCCTGTTCAAGCCGAACATCTCGACCATGGTCGGCAAGCTCTACGCGGTCGGCGACGAACGCCGCGATTCGGGCTTCACCATCTTCTACATGGGCATCAACTGCGGCGGCTTCATCTCGCCGATCCTGACCGGCATCCTCGCCGAACAGGTGTTCGGCACCTCGGTCATGCCGGCCTACAAGATGGTGTTCCTGGCCTCCGGCGTGGGCATGCTGATCAGCCTGTTCTGGTTCTGGTTCGGCCGCCGTCAGCTCGAAGGCATCGGCCGTCCGCCGGAAGACAGCGCCGGCAAGCAGAAGGTGCTGTACGTGTTCCTGGCCGCGCTGGTCGCGATTCCGGTCGTGTACTTCCTGCTGGCGCTCGGCGCCGCCACCCTGCAGTGGATCCTGCTGGCGATGTTCCTGGGCCTGTGCGGCCTGTTGCTGGTGGAAGGCTTCCGCGAAGGCTCCAAGCAGCGCGACATGGTCATCGCGATGCTGATCATCTTCACCTTCAACATCCTGTTCTGGATGTTCTTCGAGCAGGCCGGCAGCTCCTTCACCTTCCTCGCCGACAAGATCGTCGACCGCCAGCTGACCGAAACCTTCGTGTTCCCGAACGCGTGGTTCCAGTCGGTCAATTCGCTGGCGATCATCGCCCTGGCGCCGATCATCGCCTGGATCTGGATCGTGATGCGCAAGGCCAACCCGTCGATCCCGCGCAAGTTCGGCCTGGGCCTGATCTTCAACGGCCTGGCGTTCCTGCTGCTGGTGGTGGTGCTGACCCCGCTGGTGGTGCCGGCGCTGGGCATCGACAGCCTGCCGTCGTGGCTGAAGTGGGCGCCGTCGGTGTCGCCGGATTCGGCGTTCCCGGCCGCCGCCGGCAAGATTCCGTTCTGGTCCTTGTTCATGGTCTACGTCATCCAGTCGGTCGGCGAGCTGTGCCTGTCGCCGATCGGCCTGTCGATGGTGACCAAGCTGGCGCCGGTGCGCCTGGTCGGCTTCGGCATGGGCGGCTGGTTCCTGTCGACCGGCATCGGCAACAACCTGTCGGGCATCTTCGCCGGCGTGGTCAGCGGCGAGAAGGGCATGGACACCTCGACCGCGCTGACCGGCTACGGCTTCGGCTTCCTGGTCCTGGTCGGCGCCGGCGTGCTGCTGTTCCTGATCGCGCCGCTGGTGCAGAAGCTGATGCATGGCGTGAAGTAA
- a CDS encoding tryptophan 2,3-dioxygenase, protein MSVEKNQRELESGIHTDLHGRITYGGYLQLDKLLSAQRPLSQPGHHDEMLFIVQHQVSELWMKLIIHELSAALVHLRSDQVWQCQKVLARCKQVLRQLTEQWSVLETLTPSEYMGFRETLGPSSGFQSLQYRTIEFMLGNKNEAMLKVFAHDPQGQTTLERALAAPSLYDEFLMYLARFGHAVPAEHLQRDWRRPHVADAELQPVFERIYENTDRYWREYALCEDLVDLETQFQLWRFRHMRTVMRIIGFKRGTGGSSGVGFLKQALELTFFPELFSVRTTIGPTGDYGT, encoded by the coding sequence ATGTCCGTAGAGAAGAACCAGCGCGAACTGGAAAGCGGTATCCATACCGACCTGCACGGGCGCATCACCTACGGCGGCTACCTGCAACTGGACAAGCTGCTGTCGGCGCAGCGCCCGCTGTCGCAGCCGGGCCACCACGACGAGATGCTGTTCATCGTCCAGCATCAGGTGTCGGAGCTGTGGATGAAGCTGATCATCCACGAGCTCAGCGCCGCGCTCGTGCACCTGCGCAGCGATCAGGTCTGGCAATGCCAGAAGGTGCTGGCGCGCTGCAAGCAGGTGCTGCGCCAGCTGACCGAACAGTGGTCGGTGCTGGAAACGCTGACCCCGTCGGAGTACATGGGCTTCCGCGAAACCCTGGGCCCGTCGTCGGGGTTCCAGTCGCTGCAGTACCGCACCATCGAGTTCATGCTCGGCAACAAGAACGAGGCGATGCTCAAGGTGTTCGCCCACGATCCGCAGGGCCAGACCACGCTGGAGCGCGCGCTGGCCGCGCCGAGCCTGTACGACGAATTCCTGATGTACCTCGCGCGTTTCGGCCATGCCGTGCCGGCCGAGCATCTGCAGCGCGACTGGCGCCGGCCGCACGTGGCCGACGCAGAGCTGCAACCGGTGTTCGAACGCATCTACGAGAACACCGACCGCTACTGGCGCGAGTACGCGCTGTGCGAGGATCTGGTCGACCTGGAAACCCAGTTCCAGCTGTGGCGCTTCCGCCACATGCGCACGGTGATGCGGATCATCGGCTTCAAGCGCGGCACCGGCGGCTCGAGCGGGGTCGGCTTCCTCAAGCAGGCGCTGGAGCTGACGTTCTTTCCGGAGTTGTTTTCGGTGCGCACCACGATCGGTCCAACTGGGGACTACGGAACCTGA
- a CDS encoding MarR family winged helix-turn-helix transcriptional regulator yields MNRPTSHSGASAPSDPAAAESPSGRPAAAPARAGGRHAELDLDHFLPYRLSVLSNRVSGAIARVYSERYALSVTEWRVMAVLGRFPGLSANEVAQRTAMDKVAVSRAVARLTEAGRLERDTHDDDRRRSVLRLSPDGYKIYDEVAPMALAFEQRLLTGIETAEREALFRLLDRLDELEMQAEAEMAAESR; encoded by the coding sequence ATGAATCGACCGACTTCGCATTCCGGGGCGTCCGCCCCGTCCGACCCGGCCGCGGCTGAATCGCCGTCCGGCCGCCCCGCCGCCGCGCCCGCCCGCGCCGGCGGCCGCCACGCCGAGCTCGACCTCGACCACTTCCTGCCGTACCGGCTGTCGGTGCTGTCGAACCGGGTCAGCGGCGCGATCGCGCGGGTTTATTCCGAGCGCTACGCGCTCAGCGTCACCGAATGGCGGGTCATGGCGGTGCTCGGGCGCTTCCCCGGCCTGTCGGCCAACGAGGTGGCCCAGCGCACGGCGATGGACAAGGTCGCGGTCAGCCGCGCGGTGGCGCGCCTGACCGAAGCCGGCCGGCTGGAGCGCGACACCCACGACGACGACCGCCGCCGCTCGGTGCTGCGGCTGTCGCCGGACGGCTACAAGATCTACGACGAAGTCGCGCCGATGGCGCTGGCGTTCGAGCAGCGGCTGCTGACCGGGATCGAAACCGCCGAGCGCGAGGCGCTGTTCCGTTTGCTCGACCGGCTGGACGAGTTGGAGATGCAGGCTGAGGCCGAGATGGCGGCGGAGTCGCGCTGA